Genomic DNA from Theileria equi strain WA chromosome 4 map unlocalized gcontig_1105316255033, whole genome shotgun sequence:
AAAGTACAAGGGATTAAGAAACAGAAGTTAGCCCCTAAAAAGTCGATAAATAAATCAGAGACTTCACAAAATGGAAAAACTAATGATAAGAAAAAAGGCGGAAATATTATTGAGCGTGACTCTTCCATTGTTTATGATTCAGCGAAATTTATCGAATACATTAAATCTTCATACAAACGGCCTCAGCTTCCCACAAATCCCTCATTGTATAATACATGTCCTTTAAATGGGTTGAAATATCGCAATACTTCCAATCCTAGTAATTTTGGAAGTTCTTCGCTAGTATTTGGACGAGCACACTTCAAACCCCCGGAAACTTCGACTCATTCATCAGGCAATTGGAAAAAAACGGAAAACATCGAACCTTGTTTTAAGTTACCATCTAACAATGAAATCGCAAGGTCATATTTGCTCAGTAGCGGCACTGTAACTATCGATGGTGATGATAATGACCAGAGCTATAGTTACATATTTAACgatttttattttccaaatacGGAAAACgaatataaaataaatTTTACATGTGCAAATAAAAGATTTGACACTGTATTATCGGATATAGATAAAGTGTCTAGCCGTACTCGTTCGACTTTGTTCGAAAATAGCAAAGCGAATAACTCAACTCCTAGGAAGACATCATGGGATCCAAAAGATATCAAAATGTGCAGCCCTTTTTGTTCTGTAAAGACGGAAAGTACACAAACATCAAATAAATCAAGTGATGGTTCTAATCACTCAAGGTCATCACAAGCAGATGATAATCCATTGAGAGGAATATTTGTAGTATCATCTAACGACAATTTAGAATTAAACGTAGAATCATATGAACGTCTTTACAAATCCGAATTGGATCTACTATTGGAACGTGGTGAAATCGTTGACCAGAGTGAAATAGACGAGTGG
This window encodes:
- a CDS encoding hypothetical protein (encoded by transcript BEWA_015010A) — encoded protein: MTKMDHCYTPCNGNNVGSSVKCTYSKKVQGIKKQKLAPKKSINKSETSQNGKTNDKKKGGNIIERDSSIVYDSAKFIEYIKSSYKRPQLPTNPSLYNTCPLNGLKYRNTSNPSNFGSSSLVFGRAHFKPPETSTHSSGNWKKTENIEPCFKLPSNNEIARSYLLSSGTVTIDGDDNDQSYSYIFNDFYFPNTENEYKINFTCANKRFDTVLSDIDKVSSRTRSTLFENSKANNSTPRKTSWDPKDIKMCSPFCSVKTESTQTSNKSSDGSNHSRSSQADDNPLRGIFVVSSNDNLELNVESYERLYKSELDLLLERGEIVDQSEIDEWHRQAALTEDHLRLHSVVCDRLSRVQVSWFGKRLFPVNKLVGNKENITHKSLSILVGSNDITVYNIKEFLPDYNSLDKEHIDDIFSILPNYITRIFKSKGHFDITSNTDSNEIVENFKITSRGSTKLLLRDHRTIGMNEIILQNSKLVDKRKKGLKNTKFTTLKTSDMISKNPSQDVILSLNRSFAIKVLMRFPYLDLHSLPLG